A part of Molothrus aeneus isolate 106 chromosome 10, BPBGC_Maene_1.0, whole genome shotgun sequence genomic DNA contains:
- the CAPN10 gene encoding calpain-10, giving the protein MLGEKKQLMVARDLYTDPTFPASDTSIFFNYCTPLAQFRGEISWLRPKDICSSPRLFSNNLQDVQVKQGILGDCWFLCACVALQKSKYLLNKVIPPGQPSWTDESYQGCFTCRVWQFGHWVEVTIDDRLPCLGGKLCFSQCQTEDLFWLPLLEKAYAKVHGSYEQLWAGQVADALVDLTGGIAERWTLKGPGKNVEKEKTGMVLEKAVFRRLMNLKEQCVISCSVLNSRQGASELGEFHAFIVIDTLNLSEVSGKEIFLLRIRNPWGRRCWKGPWCEGGQGWNQLDPVIASELLSQIQEGEFWVDEEEFFREFDEITVGFPVNEEGQLQSLHTGKVLYHSQNLFGSWVRGQSAGGCRNNSSFPTNPKFWLRVCESSEVCIALLQKHRKYSTDWAGRIQKPTRLAEENPFLTEGIQGKNYQAVGLHVWKVEKKRFNLPKTLSAPPVVGTICHSYDREVHVCCDLSPGFYLVVPSTFLKDAVGNFLLRVFSTGRISLSELKPPPVDAALCEELPAGEWETVQLHGCWKNGLNAGGSRNFPSFHTNPCFPLSVPAGPGKSSVKVTLRQHCLDSKCCPIGFHIFQVPNSSWKPQTTSFLHLEPLVSCVPHCYSQEVSRLCRLPAGSYVIIPSTYLPNTEGNFTVVIATKIDRKRIHSQETLGQVLQEVSFTTVMKR; this is encoded by the exons ATGCTGGGAGAGAAAAAGCAGTTAATGGTGGCAAGAGACCTTTACACAGACCCCACGTTTCCGGCCAGTGATACCtccatattttttaattattgtacCCCGCTGGCCCAATTCAGAGGCGAGATATCTTGGTTGAGACCTAAG GACATTTGTTCCTCTCCTCGGTTATTTTCAAACAATCTGCAGGATGTGCAAGTAAAACAAGGAATTTTGGGAGACTGTTGGTTCTTGTGTGCCTGTGTAGCTTTGCAGAAGAGCAAATACTTACTAAACAAG GTGATCCCTCCAGGCCAGCCCAGCTGGACAGATGAGTCCTATCAAGGCTGCTTCACGTGCCGGGTCTGGCAGTTTGGCCACTGGGTGGAAGTGACCATTGATGATCGCCTGCCTTGCCTTGGGGGCaaactctgcttttcccagtgtCAGACAGAGGATTTGTTTTGGCTTCCACTACTGGAAAAAGCTTATGCAAA aGTGCATGGATCTTATGAGCAGTTGTGGGCAGGACAGGTGGCAGATGCTTTGGTTGATCTGACTGGAGGAATTGCTGAAAGATGGACCCTGAAAGGCCCTGGAAAAAATGTGGAGAAAGAGAAGACTGGCATGGTTTTGGAGAAAGCAGTGTTTAGAAGATTAATGAATCTGAAGGAACAGTGTGTAATAAGCTGTTCAGTCCTCAACTCCAGACAAG gTGCAAGTGAACTAGGAGAATTTCATGCCTTTATTGTGATAGACACATTGAATCTCTCTGAAGTGTCAGGCAAGGAAATCTTCCTGCTACGAATACGAAATCCTTGGGGGAGGCGGTGCTGGAAAGGGCCTTGGTGTGAGGG TGGTCAAGGATGGAACCAGCTAGATCCAGTAATTGCTTCAGAACTCCTCTCACAGATCCAAGAAGGAGAATTCTGGGTTGATGAAGAGgaatttttcagggaatttgATGAGATTACTGTGGGCTTTCCAGTCAATGAGGAAGGACAACTTCAGAGCCTCCATACAG GGAAAGTGCTGTATCACTCTCAGAATCTCTTTGGATCCTGGGTGAGAGGCCAGTCTGCAGGTGGCTGCCGCAACAACAGCAGCTTCCCTACCAACCCCAAGTTCTGGCTGAGGGTGTGTGAGTCCAGTGAGGTGTGCATTGCTCTgctgcagaaacacaggaaataCAGCACTGACTGGGCTGGAAGGATTCAAAAGCCAACTCGCTTAGCAGAGGAAAATCCATTTTTGACTGAAGGCATACAGGGAAAGAATTACCAGGCTGTGGGATTGCATGTCTGGAAG GTGGAGAAGAAACGATTTAACCTTCCAAAGaccctctctgctcctccagttGTAGGTACCATCTGCCATTCCTACGACAGAGAAGTCCATGTGTGCTGTGACCTTTCACCTGGCTTTTATCTTGTTGTTCCCAGCACTTTTCTGAAAGATGCAGTAGGGAATTTCTTGCTTCGTGTATTTTCAACGGGAAGAATCTCTCTCAG TGAACTAAAGCCACCACCCGTGGATGCTGCCCTCTGTGAAGAACTCCCAGCTGGTGAATGGGAGACAGTGCAGCTGCATGGATGCTGGAAGAATGGGCTAAATGCTGGAGGTAGCAGGAACTTCCCCTCCTTCCATACCAATCCCTGCTTTCCCCTCTCCGTTCCTGCAGGACCAGGGAAAAGCAGTGTGAAAGTCACCCTCCGTCAGCACTGCCTGGATAGCAAGTGTTGTCCAATAGGTTTCCATATTTTCCAG GTGCCTAACAGCAGCTGGAAACCACAAACCACTTCTTTTTTACACTTGGAGCCACTGGTGAGCTGTGTTCCTCACTGCTATTCCCAGGAAGTCAGCCGACTCTGCAGGCTTCCTGCAGGAAGTTATGTCATTATACCTTCTACATACTTGCCCAATACAGAAGGCAATTTTACAGTGGTCATAGCAACCAAAATAGACAG GAAGCGCATTCACAGCCAGGAGACACTTGGACAAGTATTACAAGAG GTTTCCTTTACAACTGTGATGAAAAG GTAG